In the genome of Bremerella sp. JC817, one region contains:
- the trxA gene encoding thioredoxin, with product MAQVFNEDNFDAEVLQSSEPVLVDFWAPWCGPCRQLAPVIDQLATEYEGSVKVGKVDTDQNPNLAVKFGIQSIPTVMIFKNGEVVNQMLGNQPKANLQQALDAAKG from the coding sequence ATGGCCCAAGTATTTAACGAAGACAACTTTGACGCTGAAGTGCTGCAGTCGAGCGAGCCAGTCCTGGTCGACTTTTGGGCTCCTTGGTGCGGTCCGTGCCGTCAGTTGGCACCGGTTATCGATCAGCTGGCCACCGAATACGAAGGTTCGGTCAAAGTCGGTAAGGTCGACACCGATCAGAATCCTAACCTGGCCGTGAAGTTCGGTATCCAGAGCATCCCGACCGTCATGATCTTCAAGAATGGCGAAGTCGTGAATCAAATGCTCGGCAACCAGCCAAAGGCCAACTTGCAGCAAGCGCTTGACGCTGCCAAGGGCTAA